DNA sequence from the Ruminococcus albus 7 = DSM 20455 genome:
GTACTTGTTCCTTTCGTACGCAAGCCTGCACGGAGAACGTCCTGTACGGGCAGCGAGTTTTGCTGCAGGCACAAGCATCACAGCCTGCAGGGCAGTTGATATAACAGATCCTGTCATATAGATCAGACCGCCTGCTGTCCCGGGCGGAAAAATGGTCATTGTAGTGAAGCTTCTTGCGCACAGCAGTATGCATATAAGCGCTGAAGGGGATATCTTTTCTTTAGTCATAATCAGTCCGTTCTGTTGTACTTTTGGTTCTCTGTAAAGATTTTATTTGTCCTGAATATTGTACACACTATCTTCTTCCCGTTACAGTTGAATGTCGTTTCGCAAGCTCGCGGAAACCTGCACGTGAGAATATGTCGGTAATACCGTGAGGCTGCAAAGGCAGCAAGGGGGAAGTGTATGGGGCGTTGTACTGTTCAACTGCAGAGATATTGAACGAAAGGAGAGCGGCAGCAACAGCTATGCCGTAGAGTCCGCCCAGTCCGCCTGCCAGGATAAAAACCAGCCGCAGTACGGATATTGCAGGGTAAAGGGATGGCAGCACGAATGATGCCGTCGCAGTCATGCCGACGACTATCAGCAGCGGTTGGGATACCATGCCGCTTTTAACAGCTGCATCACCGATGATAAGTCCGCCCACGATGGATACAGCACCGCCTACTGACCGCGGCAGACGTACACCTGCCTCGCGCATTATCTCGAATAATACCATTAGCAGCAGCATTTCCACCGTAGGCGGATATGGGGTCGCTACCTCGGCTGCGGCAAGGTTGAGCAGCAGTTTCAGCGGGAATACTTCTGGGTGGAACATTACAAGGGCGGTATAAAGACCGGGCAGCAGCACTGCCAACAGAAATGATATATACTTTATCCACCTCGAAAATGCCGCATAATAAGGCTTTTCACAATAATCATCCATTGTTCTGAAATTATCCGCGAATACCGCAGGCAGCAGTATACAACCGGGCGTGCCGTCGATAATGACCAAAATTTTACCCTCGTTCAGGGCGGCACAGGCAGTGTCGGGACGTTCTGTCACTGTTACTGCAGGAAATACAGAACGGCTGTAGCTGTTATCAATAAAAGGCATAAGGTATCCTGCATTCAGGATAGTGTCCAATTCTATGGACAACAGTTTCTGCTTTATTTCTTCTGCGGTCTTCGGCTCTGCCCGACCATGGATATGTGCGATACATACATCGGTCTTTGAGAGTTTTCCGACCTGCATTATCTCAAAACGAAGATCGGCGGTTTTGAGCCTTCGCCTTACAAGGGACATATTAGTGCGCAATGTTTCGGTGAAGCTGTCACGGGCGCCGCTGATAGTCTGCTCGGTTTCGGGCGATGATACTGTACGCTTCTCAAATCCCTGTATCCCAAGGCAGACAGCCCGCGGCACGCTGTCGGTGAGTATCGCCGCAAATCCCGAAAACAGCAGTTCTGAAAGTGTGCCTATATCCGTGACGATCTGTCTGTCGGATGTCATCAGGCTTCGTTTCTCAAGAAAATCTGCTACCTCGGCGGCTGTTCGTTCTTCTTCGGAAAATTCTGTCATGGGCGCGTATACAAGTTCAGCCAAAAGCTGAGAAGAAGCCATGCCCTCCACTGATAATACGGCGCACTCGGTTTTGCCCATTGATATGGTGATCGTGTTAAGGTCGGCGGTGTTGCCAACTGCGTTCCTGATGAGTTCAAGGTTCGTATTAAGGTCTGTCCGAAGCAGCTCGCTGTGTATTTGTCCCTGATCTGGTATTTTCATATTCCGTGACACCTCTTTCATGTTAAGAAGTATTTCACGATTTTATAGGATTATTCACAGGCACAAAAAAAGAGGACAGCGAACTGTCCTCTTAAATGTACTGTATGATATTATTCCTCAAACTCACTGACCAGCTGAGCCACAGTATTCTTTGCATCACCGTAGATCATAACAGTGTTGTCATTTGTGAACAGCGGATTCTCAACACCCGAGAAACCTGTACCCTTGCCGCGCTTCAGCACGAAAACTGTCCTTGCCTCGTATGCGTTGATTATGGGCATACCGTAAAGAGGAGAGCTCTCATCGTTGATCGCAGAGGGATTTACAACGTCGTTTGCACCGATAACAATGGCAACATCGGTGTTTGACATCTGCGGATTCATCTCATCGGCAGTTTTCAGCTGCTCGTAAGGTACGTTTGCCTCCGCAAGAAGTACGTTCATGTGACCGGGCATACGTCCTGCAACAGGGTGGATAGCAAAGTTTACCTCAGCGCCGTTTGCCTCAAGCTTGTCGCAAAGCTCCTTGACTGCGTGCTGTGCCTGCGCAACTGCCATGCCGTAACCGGGGATGAATACTACACTGCTTGCAGCTTCAAGAATAAGATATGCATCTTCAACAGACATGGATTTCGGCTCTTTCTGCTCGCCTGCTGCACCCTTCTTGGCAGCACCGAAGCTGCTGAAAAGCAGTGCGTAAAGTGTTCTGTTCATAGCCTTGCACATGATGAGGGTCAGGATAAGTCCAGATGTACCTACCAGACAACCCGAAACTACCAGCACGGAGTTTGAAATGGAAAGTCCTGCGAATGCAGCTGCAAGTCCCGAGAATGCGTTCAGCAGTGAGATTATAACAGGCATATCGCCGCCGCCGATAGCAACTACCATGGTCAGACCGAGTATCAGGTATGCCGCTGTAACAATGATTATACCAATGTTTCCGAGTGATGCATCAACAACACCCGCGATGCTCAGCGAGTAGATAACTACTCCCACAAGACCAACGACTGCCAGCAGACCGTTTATTGCGTTCTTTGCAGGTATGGTCACGTTTTTCTTGAACATCTTGCCGCTCAGCTTTCCCCATGCAACTATGGAGCCTGTGAATGCTATCGCACCTATTGCTATGGTCAGACCAAGGGCTATTGATGAAAATATATTTATATTATCATCGGTCATGTACTGTGTCAATGCGACCAGTAAACTGGACAGTCCTCCGAAGCCGTTGAACAGTGCAACCAGCTGAGGCATACCTGTCATCTCGACCTTCTTTGCCCATACAGCACCTATGGCACCGCCGAGAACTATGGCTGCGACCACCCATACATAGGCGTTCTGCGCCGGACCGTAGGTTATCGTTGATGTCACCTGCTTTTCAAAAAGCACTGTAACTACTGCTATAAGCATACCCACCGAGGACATCAGATTGCCCTTTCTTGCGGTGTCTGCCTTACCAAGAAGCTTTATGCCTCTTATAAAAAGTACGGACGATATCATGTAGAATATTGTCGTACACACTGTGCGCAAAGTATCTGTATTCACTTCTTATCGTCCCCCTTTTTCTTAAACATTCCAAGCATCCTGTCTGTTACAAGATAACCTCCGATAACGTTTATGGTAGCCAGTACTATTGCTGCAAAACCGCAAATATTGCTTACCATACCGTCTGTGTGGAGCGCTACTGCTGTTGCAGATATGGCACCTACTATCGTTATGCCCGATATCGCATTTGTACCCGACATAAGGGGCGTATGCAGCTGTGAGGGGACTTTGGATATCAGCTCAACTCCCAAAAATCCGGCAATTACAAATACGAATACCAGGAGCAGAATTTCTCCTATCGCCATTTTTCTTTACCTCCATTAAAATTTAACGAAAACATTTTCGATCATACTATCGCAAATATTATTGACCCTTGAAACGCTCGTGGATGATCTTTCCGCCCTGTGTGAGCAAGCATCCGCGCATTATTTCGTCCTCAAGGTTAACAACGAGCTCCTTGCTCTCCTTGTTGTAGAAATGTGTCAGGAACGCATAGAAATTGCCCGAAAGCATTTTCGATGCATCGTATGGCACCTGTCTTTCCAGCATATCTCCGCACATTATGGTTACTCCGTTTTCGGTCACAACGTCCTCGAAAAGCTTTGAGCCTTCAACGTTTCCGCCCGTAGATACTGCCATATCCACAACGATAGCACCCTTCTTCATCCTGTCAAGAACATCCTTGCCGATAAGACGCGGAGCCTTTCTTCCGAAAACCTTTGCGGTGGTTATAACGATATCGCTTCTTTCGCATACCTTAGCCTGAGCTTCCTGCTGTTTAGCGATCTGCTCGGGGGTGAGTTCCTTAGCGTAACCCTGATCAGTCTGCCCCATCTCACCCAGGTCGATCTTAACAAACGACGCACCAAGGGACTTTACCTGCTCCTCAACTACAGGACGTGTATCGAAAGCATCAACTCTCGCGCCCAGTCTTTTAGCAGTTGCGATAGCCTGAAGACCTGCAACGCCGACACCGATTATGAAAACTCTTGCAGGCTGTATAGTACCCGAGGGTGTCACCATCATAGGCAGGATCTTCGGAAGTTTCGCTGCTGCATTAACTACAGCTGTATATCCTGCCAGTGAGGTCTGTGAAGACTGAACGTCCATTTTCTGGGCTAATGTGGTTCTTGGTATCATTTCCAGTGATACTGCCTGAACACACGACTTAGCGAAATCGTTTAACAGTTCCTTCTCATTGAAGGGGTCAAGATAGCTAAGATGCAGCGCACCCGAAGGTATACCTGCCGCAGACTCAGGCTTCATTATCCTCAGAATAATTTCGCTGCCCTCATATCCCGCTTCATTCGAGGATACAAGAACAGCGCCTGCCTTCTCATACGCCTCGTCATTGAAGCCGCTTTTTTCTCCCGCTCCGCGGGTTACTTTCACCTCATACCCCATGGATATGAGCCTTTTTATGTCGTCAGGTATGAGCGATACTCGTGTTTCGCGTTCATCCGTCTCCCGACATACCAGTATTTTCTTCATAATGACACTCCTTTCGGATTATTATAAAACTAATTTCAATATACCACATTTCCCTGTAAAAGTAAATATACCGCGGTGGATTTTTTTCTGAAAAAACTGTGTCGTCAGGTCATGGGTGACCATAGTATTCATAAGTTTTAATTTGAAACTTTGTTTTGGCTAAATTAACAAAAATTAAGTTCAGCTATTGTAAAATATGCAGATGTGTGATATACTAATATAGTATATGTGCCAGATAAACGGAGGATATAAAATGGATCTGAAGCGTATTTCAATATTCGGCATGCTTGCAGTGATGATGTGCTTTTCACTGGGCAGCTGTGGCGATAAAAAAGTCGGTGAGGGCAAAACCAAGATCAGTACGTCTGTAACAGATAAAAAGTCCAATAAAACGGACATAAATGCTCCTGATGAACCCGATCCCGAGGCACTGGGCAAGTCCCTGGAATTTATTGAGGACAGTGTCGATTATTCCGGACAGCTGAAACAGATAAATGAACAGACCGATGCTTTTCTTAATGCGGTCAAGGCAGGAGATATAAACGCTATTTGCGATCTTCTCGAACCTTCCAGCGCTTATTATAAGTTCTTTGATCGTCATAGGGAGTCTGCACAGCTCAGCAAGATCATGCAGACCGTGTTTGCCGATATGGTATGGACTCACTGGGCAGAAACGGATATGAACAATAAGAACTGGCTGCAAAGCGCATATTCCGAGCATGGAGTATATACCCGCAGCTATGTATGTGCAGGTATAAAGGAGATGCTCTTCTATGATGAATATTTCCTTTTGAATTTCGGCAAAGGCGATTCTGTCAATGCAAAATTCCGCATCGAAAGCGAAGCTGACAGCTATGAATGGATAGAGAAGACCCTTGCCATGATGCCGCTTCTGAAGAACAACTGGTCAATAAAATGTACACTTCCCGACAGCAATGGCAAGGTGCTTTTCAATATTGATGAGGATTTCATCTTTGATTATACCATGCTCATGTCCCTTGATGAGGTCAAGGATGAGAATATGGCTCAGACATACGCCAATAATCTGGCTGATGCAAGGGGAACGATAGAGGACGAAAATGCCACCTTTGACAACAGTCCCGAGCTCAGGGAAAATCTTGCGCAGATGATAAAGGAAAAGCGCTTTGAGGACGCATGGAAGTCCCTGAAAGATCTTGATGACGATGGCTTTTTCAAGGACAAAAAATTGTACAGCGACCTAGATAAAGACGGCAGGAAACGAGTAAAGGATTACATAGCAAAACATACATATTCCGTGGTTTGCGACCACTCCACACAGGTGTATGATGCCTCGCGCAGACGCCACATCTTCACTCAGATATACTATGAAGCCATACCCGACGATAAT
Encoded proteins:
- a CDS encoding spore germination protein, with protein sequence MKIPDQGQIHSELLRTDLNTNLELIRNAVGNTADLNTITISMGKTECAVLSVEGMASSQLLAELVYAPMTEFSEEERTAAEVADFLEKRSLMTSDRQIVTDIGTLSELLFSGFAAILTDSVPRAVCLGIQGFEKRTVSSPETEQTISGARDSFTETLRTNMSLVRRRLKTADLRFEIMQVGKLSKTDVCIAHIHGRAEPKTAEEIKQKLLSIELDTILNAGYLMPFIDNSYSRSVFPAVTVTERPDTACAALNEGKILVIIDGTPGCILLPAVFADNFRTMDDYCEKPYYAAFSRWIKYISFLLAVLLPGLYTALVMFHPEVFPLKLLLNLAAAEVATPYPPTVEMLLLMVLFEIMREAGVRLPRSVGGAVSIVGGLIIGDAAVKSGMVSQPLLIVVGMTATASFVLPSLYPAISVLRLVFILAGGLGGLYGIAVAAALLSFNISAVEQYNAPYTSPLLPLQPHGITDIFSRAGFRELAKRHSTVTGRR
- a CDS encoding NAD(P)(+) transhydrogenase (Re/Si-specific) subunit beta; the encoded protein is MNTDTLRTVCTTIFYMISSVLFIRGIKLLGKADTARKGNLMSSVGMLIAVVTVLFEKQVTSTITYGPAQNAYVWVVAAIVLGGAIGAVWAKKVEMTGMPQLVALFNGFGGLSSLLVALTQYMTDDNINIFSSIALGLTIAIGAIAFTGSIVAWGKLSGKMFKKNVTIPAKNAINGLLAVVGLVGVVIYSLSIAGVVDASLGNIGIIIVTAAYLILGLTMVVAIGGGDMPVIISLLNAFSGLAAAFAGLSISNSVLVVSGCLVGTSGLILTLIMCKAMNRTLYALLFSSFGAAKKGAAGEQKEPKSMSVEDAYLILEAASSVVFIPGYGMAVAQAQHAVKELCDKLEANGAEVNFAIHPVAGRMPGHMNVLLAEANVPYEQLKTADEMNPQMSNTDVAIVIGANDVVNPSAINDESSPLYGMPIINAYEARTVFVLKRGKGTGFSGVENPLFTNDNTVMIYGDAKNTVAQLVSEFEE
- a CDS encoding NAD(P) transhydrogenase subunit alpha, which encodes MAIGEILLLVFVFVIAGFLGVELISKVPSQLHTPLMSGTNAISGITIVGAISATAVALHTDGMVSNICGFAAIVLATINVIGGYLVTDRMLGMFKKKGDDKK
- a CDS encoding NAD(P) transhydrogenase subunit alpha; the protein is MKKILVCRETDERETRVSLIPDDIKRLISMGYEVKVTRGAGEKSGFNDEAYEKAGAVLVSSNEAGYEGSEIILRIMKPESAAGIPSGALHLSYLDPFNEKELLNDFAKSCVQAVSLEMIPRTTLAQKMDVQSSQTSLAGYTAVVNAAAKLPKILPMMVTPSGTIQPARVFIIGVGVAGLQAIATAKRLGARVDAFDTRPVVEEQVKSLGASFVKIDLGEMGQTDQGYAKELTPEQIAKQQEAQAKVCERSDIVITTAKVFGRKAPRLIGKDVLDRMKKGAIVVDMAVSTGGNVEGSKLFEDVVTENGVTIMCGDMLERQVPYDASKMLSGNFYAFLTHFYNKESKELVVNLEDEIMRGCLLTQGGKIIHERFKGQ